TGTTTTATGTATGGATAACATCCAATATTTGTGGGCTTCACATCAGTAATTGTATAGTCGTGAATCGGGCTTGATTTATCTAGTGACAGGGCATTTTGTAAAGCTTGTTTGGCTGTGTTTATATCAGCTTGAAGTGTCCTTTCCCATTGGCCTCTGGAGGTTGAATTTAAAGATGATAAACAATTTCCATCATTTGAGTATAGATCACTTGCTTCAAGCCTCTTTAGCTTCTTCTTTAAATGAGTGTTCCAATAATTTTTAATGTCGTTATCTGTTCTCTCCGGGAGATATGAAGCTATGGCAGCCCATCTGTTACAAAGAAACAGAAAATCAGTAACAGGGGACTAGTGGACAGTGGTAATGTATTATTTATGATAATACATCAAGTGACAATTCAGATCCATATTAAGTATTAATTTAAGCTCCCATAAAAAGTATTATTCCCTCCGATTTCTATATTAGAAGGTTATTTAGCCTTTATTGACACTCTGATCTTGTACACATAAAAATGTCAATGACATGTTTAAAATTACGATGCATAAAGTTACTTTTAGTATATGACGAAAATTGGTATTTCTCTTTTAAACTAAACTCAGTGTTCTGTTAAATACTGTAATATGAAATGAAACGAGGAGGATTAAGATAGGCAATGAAGGGAATTAAGGAGAGAATACATACTTGTTGCCTAAAAGAGCCTGAAGCTGGATAATCATCTTCTCTTCTTGATCAGTGAAGCTACCTCTCTTGATTCCTGGTCTGAGATAATTAGTCCACCGTAGCCTGCAGCTCTTGCTACATCTACGCAACCCTGCACATGAAAACAAACACTTATTAGTAACTCATTACACTTTGAAACATCCGACATAACTTATAAGTTCTTTTAATAAAATTCAGGAGTTGATTTCTCATTTAGTCACTCTATGAATAGTTAATATCTTAGAAAATCGAAATAATAACTATTTGTTGAGTGACCATACGAGAAATCTAACCGTAAAACTCAGATTGTGGATATAAATCAAGAAACAAAAGAATGGAACCTGTATGACTGGGAACAGTCCTCCAATTCCCTGGACCATGTTCTTGAACAAAAGAGACCAACATAATATCTTCTTCAGGAGTCCATGGTCCTTTCTTCACACCTGTTTTATCACAACAAGGTGGTCTACCCATCTCTGTTTCTTGGAGCAACTTTCTTCGTAAAGTACGTAGTGTGTTTTATAGTCTAgtaatttttctcttttctcttcttggAAAAAGCAGAGACAAAGGTCTAAGGGGCTAAGGTTGTTTGATCTGGCATATATAGAAAGAAATGATGAAGACATGCTAAttcagagagagagagagagagagaatacGCTGACTCCAAATTAATTACTCCTTCTGCTTTTCGAgagttaaattttttatttttatcatgaaTTAACATATTTGAAACAATTTAAAATGTACCATAAGTcataaaaattgataatttaaaaaGACATAAGAAAAGATTGTGATAAAAAAAAAGCTCATTCGACTATTGAAATTCGAAAGATGCCACGTAAATTGGATCGGGAAGGAGTAGTGCATAGGATGGACTGAGGGTTAGTGAAAGAGTCAAAAGGTGACAGCAAGAGCATTTACTCCTCCCATGGGAGCCTCAGCCTAAAGTCAGCTGCCCTGTTTCTCTCACTGCCTCCTCGAAACCGCGTGGGCATTCAATGTTCACCCTATCATTATTTCTAGCCATTAGCAATCCTAATTAAGGCTCTGTATGCTTTTTACTGCCTCATCAAATAAAGCAAACCGCAGTAACACTTATCAAAAGCTTCAATTCATTGTAGTTTGAATGAGTCTAACCTACTCTGTACCAAGATATATAGTTGTTTCCCACTTTTCTTCACTGTGTTCTGTCGTGCCACGAACATGGAAATAATAAACTTTCAGTGTAGATACAGAGTGATGAAATGAGAGTGATGAGACTATGTATAGCGAGGTCCAAGTGATGGAATTGGGATGTTCATGACTGGGTGAGGCGTATCCACGATTTCAAAAGTATGGTGTATTATTATGAAAAGATGGATCTAAGTTATAAATTTGATTTGTTCGACTTTTAGATTCTTAATAGAACAGAtgaatcaaagataaaaatttGATCCATGTGACTTTTAGGTTCTTAACACTGAAATTGTTATGGtgctaaaaaatattaataatatttaatgtGACACACTTAAGGTTTTTGAAAgattaaaacaaaaaacaaaagaaaaattaattgaaacGCCAAAAGTGTTACCGATAACCACTTGGAGAGGTGTTACTAAACtttagaaagagaaaaaataagataaatataagGTTTAAATTTCTAACCTCACTTAAAGAGGTGTACCCAATCATCATGACGTTATATGATACTTTAAACATGGGTTCTCACatctatatttaaatatttttttaaaaatataacactaCTATATATGATCTAGATAGGGGAGCATGGGTTCACGTGAACCCACGGAACCCTCCGGTCATGAAtggttaagaaataaagttgCAACCTTTATTATAAGCTAAAACTTTTTGCACGGTGATAAACATTTGATCCTAGCACTTTTTAACTATTGATATAGATGAAAAGTTTTGAAGCAATGGTAAATTATCTTCGTATGACTTATAGGTTACGATTTTGAGTCTTAGAAGCAGTCACTAATGCTTGTGTTATGGTAGACTATCTAAATCACACCCCTCTTAGGTGCGGCCTTTCCCCTGCAAATGCACAGAGGTGCCTTTTGTTTTTTAATTCTTAAGATCTAATACTCTCTCATATCCATTTTATATGACTGGGTATGTTAAACTTAATTTTCTAACTTTTtagaataaaatttatataagtaGAATGTAGTTATTACTACCACAAGTGATGTTACAGTAACAGTTAGTAACACTAAAGATATTTAAATGAGTCATGAACAGTGGCATATGCATCTAATAAGTCACTTCATATCTAATGCATGAAAATTACATAATGGAGGAAAAAGGGACAATGACATTCATATGCGTATTAATCAGCCGGACGGGCCTCCAATCGAGGATCAAAGCAGACGGTGAGTgccttttaaaatttattaatggAAGGCTACCCGCTATTATTGCTAGCATTCATTCACAAGTAAGTATTCAAAGCAAGAAATATCAATCGGACTTCCGGGGTCTGGGCCGGGAGTTGTTAAATTAGGGCTTGTCATTTGtgaatcaaattcaaatttcataaaatgaCTAGTAGGTGTTGAAGAATAATCCAATTGATTTGTTTTGAATTTGTTATCTATTTAATTCAAATCTAATAGAATTTTAACtcataataataag
The sequence above is a segment of the Solanum dulcamara chromosome 11, daSolDulc1.2, whole genome shotgun sequence genome. Coding sequences within it:
- the LOC129873598 gene encoding myb-related protein 306-like codes for the protein MGRPPCCDKTGVKKGPWTPEEDIMLVSFVQEHGPGNWRTVPSHTGLRRCSKSCRLRWTNYLRPGIKRGSFTDQEEKMIIQLQALLGNKWAAIASYLPERTDNDIKNYWNTHLKKKLKRLEASDLYSNDGNCLSSLNSTSRGQWERTLQADINTAKQALQNALSLDKSSPIHDYTITDVKPTNIGCYPYIKQEVKMSTTTYASSAENIAKLLKQWTRSDSTNNSEQSKASSSTQFSCNTTNNNVMTEYSSSFEPSNSDQFSQAATPEAAGKFHGESKREMDDEIPLSVMLESWLFDETDDLLI